A stretch of the Marivirga tractuosa DSM 4126 genome encodes the following:
- a CDS encoding ABC-F family ATP-binding cassette domain-containing protein — translation MLSINNLDYYIGDRALFNNASLHIKPKDKIGLIGLNGQGKSTLLKIINGDVTPDKGEVQMSKDCTIGFLNQDLLSFQSDDSILHVAMQAFKEALKLQEKIEIILKKMEEDYSDDLVDKLTKAQEKYEMMEGYSLQAKAEEILEGIGFKTEDLSRPLKTFSGGWRMRVMLAKLLLEKPSLLMLDEPTNHLDLPSIQWIENYLKSYEGAYIIVSHDREFLDRTIDITVEVDQQQLNLYSGNWSFYNEEKALRAELQQNAYENQQQKIKQTEQFINRFRSKATKAKQVQSRVKALDRMDKVDAVVDNNATINFSFNINNKSGRHIVRLNEVSKSYGDIKILEGADAHIERGDKIALIGANGKGKSTLLRIIAGEEKHEGKREEGYNVEFGFFAQHQLESLNVQNEILDELKQAGSDRTEMELRNLLGCFLFRDEEVFKKIKVLSGGEKSRVALSKTMISNANFLLLDEPTNHLDMQSENILIQALQQYEGSFITVSHNRYFVSNVANKIWWIEDYQVKEYPGTYDEFQDWFAKREASKAEDKAFEEELKKEQKKEKQAKPRHQPEDAELKAKQKELSKLEASIEKLEADKKVLEEELAKPSVYGNPDKLFEVNQEFEKVNKQLEELTEEWESLAMEM, via the coding sequence ATGCTTTCTATTAATAATTTAGACTACTACATAGGCGACAGAGCCTTATTTAATAATGCTTCCCTTCATATTAAGCCAAAGGATAAAATTGGATTGATAGGACTCAACGGACAAGGTAAATCTACTTTGCTCAAGATCATCAATGGGGATGTTACTCCCGATAAAGGTGAAGTCCAAATGAGTAAAGATTGCACCATTGGTTTCTTAAACCAGGATTTACTTTCCTTTCAATCGGATGATAGCATTTTGCATGTAGCCATGCAGGCTTTTAAAGAAGCCTTAAAATTGCAGGAGAAAATAGAAATCATTTTAAAGAAGATGGAAGAAGATTATTCTGATGATTTAGTAGATAAATTGACTAAAGCTCAGGAGAAATATGAGATGATGGAAGGCTACAGCTTGCAAGCTAAAGCAGAAGAAATTTTGGAAGGAATTGGATTTAAAACGGAAGACCTAAGCCGACCATTAAAGACTTTTTCAGGTGGTTGGAGAATGCGCGTGATGCTGGCAAAACTCCTATTAGAAAAGCCCTCTCTTTTGATGCTGGATGAGCCCACTAACCACTTAGACTTGCCATCTATACAATGGATTGAAAATTACCTAAAGTCTTATGAAGGCGCTTATATTATCGTTTCTCACGATAGAGAGTTTTTGGATCGAACAATTGATATCACAGTTGAAGTTGACCAACAGCAACTGAATTTATATTCTGGTAATTGGAGCTTTTATAATGAAGAAAAAGCGCTTAGAGCTGAGTTGCAACAAAATGCTTATGAAAATCAGCAGCAGAAAATAAAGCAGACAGAACAATTCATCAACCGTTTCCGCTCAAAAGCCACCAAAGCTAAGCAGGTGCAATCCAGAGTGAAAGCCTTGGACAGAATGGATAAAGTGGATGCTGTTGTCGACAACAATGCTACCATCAATTTTAGCTTTAACATCAATAATAAATCAGGTCGCCACATTGTCAGATTGAATGAAGTCTCTAAATCTTATGGTGACATCAAAATCTTAGAGGGTGCAGATGCTCATATAGAACGAGGTGATAAGATTGCATTAATTGGTGCAAACGGAAAAGGTAAGTCTACATTGCTCAGAATCATAGCTGGGGAAGAAAAGCATGAAGGAAAACGTGAAGAAGGCTATAATGTAGAATTTGGCTTTTTTGCGCAGCATCAGCTAGAGTCACTGAATGTACAAAATGAGATTTTAGATGAACTGAAACAAGCGGGAAGTGACAGAACTGAAATGGAGTTGAGAAATCTTTTAGGTTGTTTTCTTTTCAGAGATGAAGAAGTTTTTAAAAAGATTAAGGTTCTTTCTGGGGGAGAGAAATCTCGTGTTGCTTTATCTAAAACCATGATTTCCAATGCCAATTTCTTACTGTTGGATGAGCCGACCAACCACCTGGATATGCAGTCAGAGAATATCTTGATTCAGGCATTGCAGCAATATGAGGGTTCTTTTATTACGGTTTCCCACAATAGGTATTTTGTATCGAATGTAGCAAATAAAATCTGGTGGATAGAAGATTATCAGGTAAAGGAATATCCTGGCACTTATGATGAATTTCAAGATTGGTTTGCCAAAAGAGAAGCTTCAAAAGCAGAAGACAAAGCATTCGAAGAAGAACTGAAAAAAGAACAGAAAAAGGAAAAGCAAGCTAAGCCCAGACATCAGCCAGAAGATGCAGAACTAAAAGCCAAGCAAAAAGAGTTATCTAAGCTTGAAGCAAGTATTGAGAAGCTGGAAGCAGATAAGAAAGTACTGGAAGAAGAATTGGCTAAACCTTCTGTCTACGGAAATCCTGATAAGCTATTTGAAGTGAATCAGGAATTTGAGAAAGTGAATAAACAGTTGGAAGAATTAACGGAAGAGTGGGAGAGTTTGGCTATGGAGATGTAA
- a CDS encoding RNA polymerase sigma factor → MKVFINKSKTEEDLIAGCIKQKASAQQALFDKYSGKMLGLCRRYVKDVLEAEGVMITAFTKIFERIGQYTGEGNFEGWMKRIMVNESLQYLRKHKNMQLNMDIEEAHHLPNLDAMEDHLQTEDLMQMIAELPVGYRTVFNLYAIEGFSHKEIAEQLKINENTSKSQLSRARVYLQKRLAEMEQEIAISHGNS, encoded by the coding sequence ATGAAAGTGTTTATCAACAAATCTAAAACGGAAGAAGACTTAATAGCAGGATGCATTAAGCAAAAAGCAAGTGCACAACAAGCCTTGTTTGACAAATACTCCGGAAAGATGTTAGGCCTTTGCAGAAGATACGTGAAAGACGTTTTGGAAGCAGAGGGGGTAATGATAACTGCTTTCACAAAAATCTTCGAGCGTATTGGTCAATACACAGGAGAAGGGAATTTTGAAGGCTGGATGAAGCGCATCATGGTCAATGAATCTTTACAATATCTTCGGAAACATAAAAACATGCAACTGAATATGGATATAGAAGAAGCACATCATTTACCAAATTTGGATGCCATGGAAGATCATCTGCAAACAGAAGATTTAATGCAAATGATTGCAGAGCTACCGGTGGGTTATAGAACGGTTTTTAACCTCTATGCCATTGAAGGTTTTTCTCATAAGGAGATAGCCGAACAGTTAAAAATTAATGAAAATACGTCCAAATCGCAGTTGAGCAGAGCAAGAGTTTACTTGCAAAAACGCTTGGCGGAAATGGAACAAGAAATAGCAATAAGTCATGGAAACTCATAA
- a CDS encoding tetratricopeptide repeat-containing sensor histidine kinase, which produces MNVSFNTLLKLLLTVSFSIIYIIGIKAQNQQLVDSLLQIENKKNLPDTIRLEVLRELAFNERKPSLRLRYSEQLIDLAKELNNQLFIHRGFLQKGQTLRKIGDYTEAINSLFKALKAAEKANYQAGMGGAYAALADVYSVNNNHKNSALYYKKAIEILRQGQDSVTLATILLNAGDEYLNAKKLDSALLYFEESGKIFQEVEYLIGTAYNLGNMGMVHALKGEHQVAKNKMELATVILRDMGDFYPIAVYDLYIADIYKENNDLERAIEYAEHSLEVSKEHSLKEQIRDANLKLSELYDAKDDFQKAYFHQSQYLIYRDSINSEEKIREIADMRTEYEVNQRETEIELLKAEQKNQYIIFASMAIIIILLAIASFLYYRNSRRKQTLNLILKERKEEAEAQRDQLEAINETREKFLSIIAHDLMGPVNSFKGLSAIMKMSIEKQDKKDLLDIHQVLNKTINNMSNLLTNLLDWSVTQKGSVPYLPEKLYIHQLSAELIDLFFNTAENKKISLRSEITTDLAAWADENSVKTIFRNLVSNALKFTEDGGSIELSAEKKDGFIAIKVKDTGMGMAQEKIDMLLAENQFARSKGTKGEKGVGLGLQLVKEFTQMNKGKLEIESQIHRGTTFIVYLPDYSPLTTKGGI; this is translated from the coding sequence GTGAATGTTAGTTTCAACACTCTATTAAAATTACTATTAACTGTTAGTTTCTCAATTATTTATATTATTGGGATAAAAGCTCAAAATCAACAACTTGTTGATAGTTTATTACAGATAGAGAATAAGAAAAATTTACCTGATACAATACGTTTAGAAGTATTACGTGAATTAGCCTTTAATGAACGAAAACCTTCTTTAAGGCTTAGATATTCGGAACAGTTGATTGATTTAGCTAAAGAGCTAAACAATCAACTGTTTATACATAGAGGTTTTCTCCAAAAAGGACAGACATTAAGAAAAATAGGCGACTACACAGAAGCGATTAATTCTTTATTCAAAGCTCTAAAAGCAGCGGAGAAAGCCAATTATCAAGCTGGTATGGGCGGTGCATATGCAGCACTGGCAGATGTCTATTCTGTCAATAACAATCATAAAAACTCTGCTCTTTACTATAAAAAAGCAATTGAAATCCTACGTCAAGGTCAAGACTCCGTCACTTTAGCAACAATTCTATTAAATGCAGGAGATGAATATCTAAATGCCAAAAAACTAGATTCTGCTCTACTGTACTTCGAAGAATCAGGTAAAATATTTCAAGAAGTAGAATACTTAATCGGTACAGCCTACAATCTAGGTAATATGGGCATGGTGCATGCCTTAAAAGGGGAACACCAAGTTGCCAAAAACAAAATGGAATTAGCTACTGTCATCCTAAGAGACATGGGTGATTTTTATCCCATAGCCGTTTACGACCTATATATTGCCGATATTTATAAAGAAAATAATGATTTAGAACGTGCTATAGAATATGCTGAGCATAGTCTGGAGGTTTCTAAAGAACATTCGTTGAAAGAGCAAATCCGGGATGCCAATCTCAAATTATCCGAATTGTATGATGCTAAAGATGATTTCCAAAAAGCCTATTTTCATCAAAGTCAGTACTTAATTTACCGAGACAGCATCAATAGTGAAGAAAAGATTCGGGAAATAGCAGATATGAGAACTGAATACGAGGTTAACCAGAGGGAAACTGAAATTGAGCTCTTAAAAGCGGAGCAAAAGAACCAGTATATCATTTTTGCTTCTATGGCAATCATCATTATTCTATTAGCCATTGCCAGCTTTTTGTACTACCGAAATAGCAGAAGAAAACAAACGCTGAACTTAATATTAAAAGAAAGGAAAGAAGAAGCTGAGGCACAACGTGATCAATTGGAAGCCATTAATGAAACCAGAGAAAAGTTTCTTTCTATTATTGCACATGATTTGATGGGACCAGTGAATTCTTTCAAAGGATTATCCGCCATCATGAAAATGAGCATTGAAAAGCAAGACAAAAAGGATCTTTTGGATATTCACCAAGTACTGAATAAGACCATCAACAACATGTCAAATTTATTGACCAATCTGCTTGATTGGTCCGTCACTCAAAAAGGGAGCGTTCCTTACCTGCCCGAGAAACTATACATCCATCAACTTTCAGCTGAATTAATCGATTTATTTTTCAATACTGCAGAGAATAAAAAAATAAGTTTAAGATCTGAAATAACGACAGATTTGGCGGCTTGGGCAGATGAAAATAGCGTTAAAACTATTTTCCGAAATCTGGTAAGCAATGCGCTAAAATTCACTGAGGATGGTGGATCGATAGAACTTAGCGCAGAGAAAAAAGATGGCTTTATAGCAATTAAAGTGAAAGATACCGGCATGGGGATGGCTCAAGAAAAAATAGACATGCTTTTAGCTGAGAACCAATTTGCTAGAAGTAAGGGAACAAAGGGAGAAAAAGGAGTTGGCTTAGGGCTTCAGTTGGTGAAGGAATTTACGCAAATGAATAAGGGCAAATTAGAAATTGAAAGTCAAATACACAGAGGCACTACTTTTATTGTTTATTTACCGGATTACAGCCCCCTAACCACCAAAGGGGGAATATAA
- a CDS encoding outer membrane beta-barrel protein, with protein MKNLIKISMVVCLSLFGALGYGQNLSSENSDLISKVAETENTQKQDGEVFIVRIFKSTTKSELEEFKSEAEELNIDITYENLEYINGEIEAITLKVDCNDGFSGTASTTNIPESGIGFIRDYRDDADIPFVIGRIFDKDKNITSSKSKEEINLSKELKEEFKTAFNEAKVVEKDKNRFIRHDHDIDFSMGLNNYLNSSNQFPDTDNKDFALDPLTSWTYGIHSNHKISVSPFVKFNFQLGLLWNNFALADNNYQFIKGPEQVELLDTDLARPDINPTRSKLNITYLNLNVVPMFHFGKSSNAFRIGAGPFGSYRIASKSKFKYDDNGKDVVKNNFHINNWKYGLKAQVGWKGVDLFATYDLSPIFIEDRGPEADYPLRAISFGVIF; from the coding sequence ATGAAAAATTTAATAAAAATATCGATGGTAGTTTGTCTCAGCCTTTTCGGTGCACTTGGCTACGGACAAAATTTAAGCTCAGAAAATAGCGACTTGATATCTAAAGTTGCAGAGACAGAGAATACTCAAAAGCAAGATGGAGAAGTGTTTATAGTAAGAATATTTAAGTCTACTACAAAATCTGAACTAGAAGAATTTAAATCAGAGGCTGAAGAATTAAATATCGACATCACCTATGAAAACCTAGAATATATAAACGGTGAAATAGAAGCTATTACGCTTAAAGTAGATTGCAATGATGGTTTTTCTGGTACTGCTTCTACCACTAACATACCTGAATCAGGTATAGGTTTCATAAGAGATTATAGAGATGATGCTGATATCCCTTTTGTAATTGGGAGGATATTTGATAAAGATAAAAATATCACGTCTTCTAAATCAAAAGAGGAAATTAACTTGAGTAAAGAATTAAAAGAGGAGTTCAAAACAGCCTTTAACGAAGCAAAAGTGGTTGAAAAAGATAAAAACCGTTTCATAAGACATGATCATGATATTGATTTTTCAATGGGATTGAACAACTATTTAAATTCTAGCAATCAATTTCCTGATACTGACAACAAAGATTTTGCTTTAGATCCTTTAACATCATGGACTTATGGAATCCATTCCAACCATAAAATATCGGTTAGTCCATTTGTGAAATTCAATTTTCAATTAGGATTACTATGGAACAATTTTGCGCTGGCTGACAATAATTATCAATTTATCAAAGGCCCTGAGCAAGTAGAATTACTAGATACTGATCTTGCAAGACCAGACATCAACCCTACAAGAAGTAAATTGAATATTACTTATCTGAATTTAAATGTGGTACCTATGTTCCATTTCGGAAAAAGTAGCAATGCCTTCAGAATAGGTGCAGGGCCATTCGGAAGCTATAGAATTGCGAGTAAATCAAAATTCAAATATGATGACAACGGCAAAGATGTTGTGAAAAATAATTTCCATATCAATAACTGGAAATATGGCTTAAAAGCACAAGTAGGATGGAAAGGTGTGGATTTATTCGCTACTTACGATTTAAGTCCGATCTTTATAGAAGACAGAGGACCAGAAGCTGACTATCCGCTAAGAGCGATTTCCTTCGGGGTGATATTTTAA